The Plasmodium knowlesi strain H genome assembly, chromosome: 10 genomic sequence GGAGAAAAACTAATCTCCTTTACACTTTTATGCTGCAATCGAATTAATTTTTCGAAGTTGTCTCCCCCCCAGAGAGCTATACCAGGGTTGTGAAAACTAACTAAATAGGATCCTTGGTTACTCCACTGCACACTGGAGAAAGGTGCACTTTTCTTATAAGTAGTGTAAATGAGTTGTGGTTCTTTTTCCAGGGGATCAAACCAGTGAACTTCAAAGTGAGAATCGTACCGGACAATGAACTGTTCTCTACACCTCTCATCATATAACCACCATCTGATTTTTTCTCTCGTAAAACCAACGACATTTATTGGCATAACGTGTTCATCTCTActtataatattttctatatCATCCATTTTCGAAGCGGTTAACACGTGTTTTGCATCCAGCTTCAACTTGTTCAGAATCTTCACTGCTTCGTTTGCCTGGAAACTGTCATTAAAGGTTACGAAGCAGATCCCTTTGGTTTTCTTGTCATCATCTACAGgcatgtatatttttatgttcaaTAAGGAGGAGTCACTTATTTTGGCATTCAAATgttttataaataatttcttcaacaCCTCCGCCAATCTGCTATGCTTCTCTTCCTCTACCTTTGGAATACCTAATATCGTAACTATTTTGGGAAATTTGGTTTCCAGCGTAATCAGTGCTTCTTTCTCCGtatactttttatttaacaGTTCCTCATTTCCCTCGTCGCTGTCGTCCGACAGGAATTCCTCCAACTCCTTGTCGCTCAGTTCGCTCTCCGAGACCTTCACCATCCTGTTGCGTCGACTGTACAGCTGCTTAGTTGCTTCTACTGTGGCGTCGCCTTTCTGCTCCCTTATGGCGAGTGTTTTGTACGGTTACTGGTTCTGTTTACCGTTGCTGTCAATCCTGTTGCCAGAATGggcttttattttattttattttatttttttttttttttttttttcttcaggcGACTAGCCAAAATGCAACGGCCACTGTGGCATCAGCTGCTgcgtacatattttttacagGGCCCCCTAATGAGATGCGAGATAACATGTGCCTGCGGGATGCGCAGTGCCAGGTTGAGAAATCCTCCTTTTCAACTGGATCGCCTTCAAATGACTTTCCTAATCTTGGTCACTTTACCACGGccaaagagaaaaatcttTCAAACTCCTTCTCTTCACGAATTCCCGACAGAGGGTACCGCAGTTACTTTTCctgaaaattataaaaattcccGTTGCGCGTAAATAATGCTACGTAGGCAAAagcttttatatttttttttttgcatacgTCCCTCTTAATAAGCGTTGGCAACTTTGCAAAGggagttatttttttttttgcgctgctgttttttttttttttttcctttttttcctattttttttttatttttctgtttttttttttttacactcttTTCTACGCATCGCTGCTTGGGATGCATCTCCTCTAAACTGTTACGCTGTTTCGAAGTTACGTGTcggttaacattttttttttttttcctattttttggcgcctcaaaattttttttttttttttctgtgggGTAGGAAGAAATACGCCGCAAGGAATAGGGGGCCCCCCTTTCCCTGCGCACCGATACTGTCACCTTTACCAAGTCGCATACATAAAGCATCAGTGCATACGTTCTCGAGAGATCACCGTGAATCCCTGTATCTCGGTAAAAATCATCCAAGTGAGCGTTTAtagttttgttcttcttatacgttgtaaaaatgggaagcgcgtggtatatttttttttttttatgtgcattTCCATACAACCGCGTCGTGCACCTTTTTTCCCTATAATCAGCAACGTTGCATACCGTAGGGGAATTGAGTCAGGGAGCCCCCTTGCAGATGTACCTCCTGGCAAAACCCACACCTTTTTGCGGATTTATTCTTAGGAACTTTGCAAacgggagaaaaatatatttacaataAAATGCTGCAAtgatttaaaagaaaaaaaaaattctctcaAAGGGGAGGTAGCGGGGGAAATCACTTTTCCGCACCTGACAGATGCCACCAAGTTATGCTGCCAAATTGCTTTGAACTTaataggggaaaaataacTAAACCGTAAGTCATACACGACTGTAAATTTTACCGAACTGGCAAATTGTACCATTTGGGAAAAATAGCTCTGGAGAAGTAAAATGGGGTGATCCCCGATGATATtacacccccttttttaaaagggtTAGTTCGCTGCCCCTGTTTAGCCTCTCACGTTTGTTCTCATTGGGGTACCCAACTTGGtgtatataacaaaaaaaagtgtgttccTTCTTTGCCGTTTTCCCAAAACGGGAGCTGTATTTCCACCTGGGTAGAATATGTAGATCCATTCTTACCTGCACAgttatgcaaaatatatatatacatgtgtggaATACTTCCTATGAAGGTGTGGCCACACAACAAGAAATTACATGGTATGCCCTTTCACACAATTTCGGAAGGAGTAATGTTCCAAAATATTATTCTTCGTTCAGTCCGTTCTTCCAATATGGGAAGCTATGCTGTCTTCCTACAATCGGAATAACTCATCTGTTTGGTACCATTTCGTAAAATTATTAAGGTAATCTATCCCTgcgagtttttttttttttttttttttttttttattttccctgcATTTTTGTTGCCACGTAAACatagttgtaaaaataaggGCATTTCTGCTGGTGAAACCAAATGCTGTTAGCCACTTTAAGTGAATTCTTTATGCACACCGAACATGGGGTAAAtttgatttattttattcttccgcGTTTGAACTTTTCCAAACGGAACATCcttttatttgaaaaaaaaaaaaaaaagaaaaaaaaaaaataggcgcAATGGCGAAGGGATGATACTTGTCTGAGCACATTGCACACTTTACGCATTCACATTGCTGTGCGAACAAGGGtgatctttttttcccatcctaAATGCGTATTTcttaccattttgttttaagCGAGAAAAGGACGACgtccatttttccaaaaatgtcAAATGATCAAATTATCAAATGAGCAGACCATTTTTGGCgacgaaaaaatgcaaaacatTCTGCGATGAGAGACAAAATAGGTCCAACAACACCAGGGTGGCTTCCGCgtcatttttcaatttttcggGATCCTCTCAGACGGAAATCTTTACCCATGCAGGTGTGTACAGAAGTGTAAATAGCTGTacgcatgcatatatatacttatctAGACACAAGGAGAAACGAACACTGATTGTccctcccctccccctttgCGCTACAAATTATACCACTTTCTACATTGTCAACACGCGCTGCTCTGAATCCCTACCTTAAGGAGgcacaaaatggaggaagcGAAGATCGAGGCCGCCTTGCACATTTGCAATATTTTGCCTGCGCACTTATTCGAGGAGACAATCAAACTGTTATCCAAAGTTGACCAAAACTTAACGAACAATATTTTGATAAACAAAGAAGGgccaataaaaataaaattcgatagtgaagaaaataaacatTACCTTGGTAATATGttcaataaagaaaaggattcATATAGGTCTCCCTACAGTAACAGATACTATCCTGAACATTTCCCAAATGCGTACATCCCATCGGAATCCTTAAGGACGCTGGAAATTTTGTACAACGAAATGTATGACCGGTACAGGAAAGCATACTACGTAGGTGGATTGTCTTCCGTTTATCTGTGGCCAAATCCAATCGAAGAAGGATTTGTCGCATGTTTTTTAatcaagaaaaaagaaaattacgaCAAATTCACCAGTCTGACATGGGAAGGTACTCATCTTATACAAGTAAGCATAACTCATGTAACAATTCTTTACCAAATTTCTACCactgtaaattttttcattaagaaaaaaaacgaaatgacCCTGTCTGCCTCCATTAACAAAGCTTTGGAAACCCCCAAGAAGGTGTCCAACGTTGATTTGGTGAAGGATAAATATTTCCACATGCACAACATGGGAAAAATGATTGAAGGTATCGAGAACTCCCTGAGGAAAAGTattgaatatatatatttaccaaAAATGAACGACATTTTGAATTCCATTCGGATGGACGATTTGTTTTCGTCTGGTTTGTATAATACTGATGGTCGCGCTGATCAGAACATGCGCGCCATTTCCAGCAACATCGCCTTGTCCAGAGAGAGTATACAGGACGAGTTGAgacaaaaattgaaaagcaGGGAGTTGAACGTAGGGGTGGAGTATTCCCTTCGAACGTGAGAAGGAGTCAAGCGCCCAAGTAACCATCCTTTCTTTCACATTGCGAACATGTGCTTATCGTTCCACATTCCCGTGCCTCTTATGAAAAGGGGCTTGCTCAAAATcagtgtaaaaaatgtatcaacctctagggggaaaaaaaatatatatatatatataaatctgAAATCATATATATTcaaaatatatgcacacatgtattCCCCCATGTATGGTACATTCCTGTCTACACAGATGAGTTACATGTATGCGTTCCCTTTCTGTTCTTTCGAGCAGAAGTCACCAAATGGGGGCATTGTGTAACATATTCTCCACAGCGCAATCTTCTACACTTTTTGAAAGTTTTTAACTTCCCAATTTTGCCAAAAAACGATTTATGAAGTTTCCAgccaaaaggaggaagcaGTGTAAAGTTGAGTTTTTGacctgaacaaaaaaaaaaaaaaaaaaaaaaaaaaaacagccaaattgttttttttttttttttttttccgagtGTACAGATTtgtttttagaaaaaaaaaaaaaaaaaatatatctggtattttccccttctacACTAATTGGACAGCGTGTATTTCAtctttccaaaaaaaaggtcaaCGGAAAAGTGGAAAGCAATTTAGGGGAAAATAATGTAAATCTGTTGTTTCTTGCAAACTGGTGGAAAATTGATGAAATTCCTATATAACTGCATACATCGACAAAAAAAGACGTTTCACCAGCACATGCCTGTACTTGTATGAGCGTTCTTCcgtcgtatttttttttttttttttttttttttttttcctctctacAACGGGCCCAACTGCGGAAGCCACGTGATTGTAAACTCAACGTTTCTTCCTCTTAAGACCCTTTCAATTCGCCTGTCAATTGGCTACAACGAACTTTTCCGTCCTTAGAACATAGTGAATTTGCCCTTGTGCCAGGTTTTTGTGTCCCCCTTAAAAAACCAAagaggataaaaaaagaaaaaaactcaAAGGTAGAgagtaataataaaaaaaaaaaaaaaaaacaaaaacagcGAAAGTTAGAAAATATTGTGTTGCACgttatgaaaatttaaaaaaatgaagaaaaaggtagCCTGAACAAAGTTGTTTCGTTCTCCTTCCTCAGATCTTTGCTCCTTCGGAGCTCAGTGAACGCGAGAAGTTTGATAACCCCCTTTCAACATCGGTGGACAAATAGACATGGTGGATTCGTTTTGCTGTAAAGTGAAATTACAACCTTGGGTGACCGGTCCGATCTATATTTCACCAAGCACCATCTGCTAGCGACAATTTCCTTGGTGAACTAGTGAAAACGTTTTTCTTGATTTAGTTGGGAAGAACTGCTTACTATTATATTTGCTAAATACAGAGATATCACACCAACGAGCGTGTGGAGAAGagattaaaaaagaatactAGCGTGTTCTCATTCGAGAAAGGGAGGGTCTCTTTCGCAGTGAGCGAAAGAGACGAGATAACTCCGATAAAACGCACCGCTAACGCTAGCGAGGATGCATAAAATCGACGAACTCATAAAAACGATCAGCGATGAAGACAGAAGATACATCGAAGACCTGATTGAGACGGGGCAGACGGAGCTGTTGAACCATGAAGGAATAAACGAGAGGAACATCTTAGACATCATTAAACAGATAAAAGAATTCGAACTCGTATACCCTGATGGGCTGAGAACATACGTAGAGAGAGCTAAAactttgatgaaaaaatcggaaaagaaaatgcacaaatttgCACACTGTGTGATAGAAAGACCAgataatttaataaaaataaaatttccctGGGATGATATGATCCCTCAATTTGGTGGAAATAACAGAGAGGAGAAGAGGATATATGTACAGGATGGGTATTGCGATGGAAAGGAAGATCCTTTTAATGTGTCGACAAGCACGTCAAACGAAAGCAGCGTGGAGTACGATGCGAATGGTACTTTTACCCAGGACGGCAACTTCGTCTCTCTGTCAGAGGGGGAGACCACTCCGCTATCCCAGAGGACGATATCCCACAGGGAGTTATCCACCACAGGCATTCCCACAACGCCCCTTTCCTCTGCTTCATCGAATGGCCAAGCTTACGACCCGAATTTATACAGAAGTAGTTACCTCTCGTTATGTGATGagacaaaagggaagaagcaaaataaaacaaagaCACAGCAGGAAAATCAGGAGAGTGAAACCATAGAACAAATCGAACAGTATCTGCATTACGAGCAGATAGGACTGAGCCAAATCGATAGAGTATGCTTCGTGTTGCTAGCGGGGGGGTTGGGAGAGAGATTAAATCACAAGGATATCAAATTGAAGCTACTAACAAATTTAGTCTCAGAGAAAACGTACATTGAATATTATTGTAATTATTTGAAAGTTTTCCAAGAGTatataaagagggaaaaaaacaaagaggtAGAGATCCCCTTTATTATCATGTTGTCCGATGATACGTATGAAGAGACAGTCACGTTTTTGAggaagaataattttttcaccctTAAGGAGAATCAAATGTACTTTttaaagcagaagaaggTATTATGCTTTAAGGATAGCGAGGCACACAttgattttgtttttcaaaatgaatcATTTATCTTTTCCAAAAAACCGCATGGTCATGGAGATATTCATTCTCTCATTAGAAAGTACATTAATTTGGATGATCTCATAGAAGAAGGATATAGAtacttgtattttttccaagaTACGAACGCTTTAGCCATGAAGGTTTTATTTGCATGCTTGGGGGTGTCCATAGAGAAAGAACTCCATATGAACTTCCTCGCTATTTCGAGAAATCCGGGGGAAGAGATAGGAGCCATTTGCAACTTAATCGACGAGGATAATTGTAAAAGAGTTGTAAATATagaatataattttttagaATCCATCCTGACTGGTTCAGGTGGACAGGAGTTGGTGGATGAGGATGGGTTTTCCCTCTTTCCCGGTAATACTAGTTCTATTCTGTTCGAAATGAAGACATACAATGAGTTGCTCAAAAGAACCAATGGGGTTGTTCCAGAATATGTTAATCCGAAGTATGCGGATCATGAGAGGAAGCATTTTGTTCGTGCTACTCGAGTGGAATGCATGATGCAGGACTTTGCCTTTCTGTACTACTCTGGGGGTAGGGAAGGACCAGGCGAACGTTCATACGAAATGGGGATGAACATCAGAAGCTATGTCTCCAAACGGGGGAGAGTCGGAGTTACCCATCTAGATAGGTGTCTCTGTTTCTCCCCTGTAAAGAACGACTCTACGAAGGCGAAGAGAAAAGTGCAAAGTGGCATACACCCAGAATGCATGTTCAGCGCAGAAGCAGATCTCTACTACAACAACTGTGCCTTCTTACAATTGGCCTGTCTGTACAATCGGAAGATTTTCCTGTTGGACGAATTGGAGATGAAGACATTTAAAGGGGTTggttatttccttccccccaagGTTTTATTAGAACCGCAATTTGCCTTTACCCTAACGGATCtgataaaaaaagttacaggAAATATATCCATTAGTAGGAGCTCCACGTTGTGGGTGAAGTCAGATGCACTCATTCAAAATTTACATCTGGACGGGGCACTCATCATTGGAGGAGTTAATTCTGAAGAAGGCGTTGCCCTCCCTGTTATATTGGAGAAGAACCTCTGCGTACGGAACAGAGGGGATCAGTTTCTACCCCTTTCGGGCATTGAGGATGAGAATTCTCAGCAACTACAAATAAGGGGGTATAAGTTAGTAAGGAGGGAGGTCCTAATGATAAGCGGCTAAGGGGCatttaataaatatttttctttttttttagttcacTTTTTGtgggagttttttttctcctagaTGAATGCACCACCGAGGTGATGTTATACATATTCCCTTATAATAACTATTTCATTGCCCTGATTACATGTTTGGTGTATATGCctggatatatatatatatatatatatatatatatatatatatatatatatagaaaacgcttaacattcttttccttcgtgTTGATTAACTTAAGCAGGGCTATACTACGTACTGTGTGTGCGAAGTCCCAGCACAGAGCAACGGCAGGGCAAATTTCATATGGATGTATTGGGTGCACGAATTTTTCCGTTTGCCCCCTTTGAAGTTCGttcgattatttttatttaatgcTACAGGATGAGTCGGACAGGTAGGGATGGGccgaatggaagaaaaaaaaaaagaagaagaagatgaacgGGAGGTACAAGGGGAGAGTAATAGGAAAACAGAGATGTGGCGGAGAGATAAAATAATGTACGACTGcatggtgtgtgtgtgtgtggggggcaCGATAATATGACTAGACGCAGGAGTACCTCCCCTCCGTATCAACCAAGATGTCATTGAGGAGTAAGCATATAATTACGTAtaaatgtgtgtatgtgtgcgTACACAGATGAGTATGCAGATCTGGGGGTGATAATTCCTTGAGACATGAAGTTTAAAAGGTTGTGTGGAACGGGATGTTCTCTGCCCTAGCAACCCCTCACAAGTGTACCCCTTCTGCGCCTGTATGCCACATGTTCATCTTGATCATCTGCGTACCATCGACCATCCAGAGCAGATACAGACAGGTGTCTTCCCACGGGTATATTCTCGTCGCCATCGGAATGTCTGCAACTGCGAATTGTGTCCAGTGACTCACCGTGGGGAGATAAGCAGAGAGAGAAAGGtagcatggaaaaaaaaaaaaaaaaaaaaaaaaatgcaaaagtaAATCACCTATTGGTGATTATATGCCAGGGGATAGGACTACATGTGTGTAGGACCACTTTGATCTTTGGGAATGTAATCAAATGGTGTTGCGTGGCACCCTCtgaagaggggggggaaggaacaaaagcTCTTGCCACAACACATTCGACATGGAAATAATAGCAGTAGTCTTGTCCATTGCTATTGTGGCGACACATGATATAGGTCGCCGAAGCGAGTGGACCAAAAAGCCAAAATCCTGTTGGAGAATTTGTAGAAAAGCCAAAGGTACAGTGAACTGCAAAGTCGGGGTGTGGATATACCAGCGAGCCAAAATTTGTTGCTCATCAGTGGGGCCAGAAAAAACTGAGCGCCACACAAAGAGGTACTGCATCTGTTGTACATTTGTATGTGCCCTTCGGagggaggaagtaaagagGGGCATAATATGGTGAACCCAAATTGGTAAATGGTGAGAAAAGAAACCATGTAAATGTTGACAGAACGTTTTGTGTAGTGAAAATTTAcattaattctttttctttttcttcctcttattgtatccttcatcttcgt encodes the following:
- a CDS encoding F-actin-capping protein subunit beta, putative, yielding MEEAKIEAALHICNILPAHLFEETIKLLSKVDQNLTNNILINKEGPIKIKFDSEENKHYLGNMFNKEKDSYRSPYSNRYYPEHFPNAYIPSESLRTLEILYNEMYDRYRKAYYVGGLSSVYLWPNPIEEGFVACFLIKKKENYDKFTSLTWEGTHLIQVSITHVTILYQISTTVNFFIKKKNEMTLSASINKALETPKKVSNVDLVKDKYFHMHNMGKMIEGIENSLRKSIEYIYLPKMNDILNSIRMDDLFSSGLYNTDGRADQNMRAISSNIALSRESIQDELRQKLKSRELNVGVEYSLRT